The Paenibacillus amylolyticus genome contains the following window.
GAATCCGGCAGCCTTCAGAGGTAGTCCAGGAGCCCAGGGTACCGGCTCAGCCATCAGATCCAGTACCTTCTCCAGATCCTCCGGATAAGCTGATTCGATTCCGATTTCATCGTGAACATGCAGCACAGTGTCAAAGCCTGCTTGCTCCACTCGGATAAGGGATACGGCCAGACAGTCCCGAGCGATAGCCTGGACAATGTTCTCGACAAGCTTCCCGCCGTAGGTGCTGATCAGTGACCACTTGCCTGTCTTCTGATCCGGACCCATGTAGTGAAGCGCCTGCTTGCCAAAGTCGTTCTGAGCAAGGCGTGGCTCCACGTAATACAACTTTCTTCCGGAAGGCAGCTGAACCGTAAAGAAGTCCAGGCCATTACCGTGATGACTCTCCCTAGCAAAGATGATGCCGCGAACACCCACGGGTTGTCCCGTCTCCATAACACTCAGTGCTGCCTTCTCAAAGCTGAACCACAGATCCACAATGCGCCGATTGGCATTACGCCACCGCGTGACGATCTCGGGCAACTCCTCTTCAGTAAGCCCCATATCCAAGGCACCCATGGCGATCAGTGCGCCAGAAGCTCCCTGGTATCCCAAAGCTAGTTCAGACACCTTGCCCCGTTGACGCAGATCCTTGTCAACCTGTTCAAGTGGAATCCCGAACATAGCTGAGGCGGAAGCTTCATAAATCTTGCCGTGGGTAGCGAACACATCCAGCCTCCATTGCTCTCCAGCAAGCCAGGCAATAACCCGAGCCTCAATGGCAGAGAAGTCGGCAATGTTAAGCTTCTTCCCGTTCGGAGCAACAAACGCTGTCCGGATCAGCTGAGAGAGTGTATCCGGCACATTTCCGAACATCAGCTTGAGTAGGTTCACCTGCTTGCCTTGCACGAGTTGTCGAGCATACTGCAGGAGCTCTAGATCCATTTTGTTCTTGGTCAGGTTATGCACCTGTACCAAACGACCTGCCCAGCGACCTGTCCGGTTGGCTCCGTAGAACTGTAAGAGTCCCCGAACACGGCCATCCTCACAAGCTACCGTCTCCATAGCTGCGTACTTCTTGGTACTGGTCTTGGAAAGCTCTCGACGGATCTGCAGCACGCGCTTGGCTCTTCCTTCTTCCACGTTGTCGATCAGTCCGGATACAGTGTCTTTCCTCAGATCCTCGACCTCTTCCCCAATCTCCTTGGATAGCCATTTCTTAAGCTGGGATACGGATTTAGGGTTATCCAGGCCGCTAAGCTGAATCGCTTCCTGCATAAGCTCTGCTGAGATCTGCTGATCCACGGCCAGTGCGCCATCTACCAGCTGCCGGTCACAAGCAATCCCTCGGGCATTAATCCGCTGATCCAGGAACCAAAGCTCCCACTCCATATCTGGAACGGGGAATACCGATAGCCGGCGAAGGATCTCCACCTCTGCCACAACGTCACCCACACAGTACTGCTTGAACAGCTCCCACTTCTCAGGCTCATGATGGGGCAGGGTGCGTGTCCGGAAGCCGGTTGACTTGGCAGGCTTCTTGATTGGAATGCAGAACGTCCGAATCAGTGCGCCACCGACGCCCATTTTCTTCTTGTCCTGGGGAAGGCCTAGCGCTTCGCCCACCTTACCGAGTCCTGCAGGGTATCCGCAGTACAAACCGTGAATTTGTGTGCAGCGCCAATGCTCTACTGGAGAAGGCCAAAATTTGTTCAGACAGTACCATTCAAAAGCCGCGTTATACGCGTGTTTGATGACTTCTTTATCATTTAAAGCGCGGATAACTTCTCCCGGAATGACTTCACCCTGGGCAAGATCAATAATTCGCGTCGGGCCGCTATTCCAGGAGTAAGCGAACAAAAGGATTTCAAAATCAGGGCTCTGAACGTATCGGTACAACCCCGCTTTCTTAATGTCGATACTGCTGTAAGTCTCGATATCGATTGAAAGATGCCACGGCATGAGGCTTGTTGCCTCCTTTCTGGTAAAGTGAAGGGGTTCCGAAGAACCCCTCTGCTGGATGATTTATAAATTAAATGCCGTAGATCCCGCCGCCAAGTGGCTTGCCGGTGATCGGATCAATCTGCTGTTGCGGTGGTTGCTGCTGTCCGTAGCCTTGTTGCGGAGCTTGTCCGTATTGTGGTTGCTGAGGAGCTTGTCCATAGCCCGGCTGTGCTGGCGGCTGTTGGCCGTATTGCGGTTGTTGCGGTGCTTGGCCATATCCGCCTTGAACTGGAGGTTGCTGGCCATACTGCGGCTGCTGTGGTGGCTGTTGGCCGTATTGCTGCGGCGGGATCTGATCATAACCCTGTGGAGCTGGTTGAGGAACATAACCCACACCGCCGCCATTGCCGCCGAAAGCTTGTTCAGCGGAGATCCGACCACCCAAGGGCTCGCCATCACGAAGGATCTGCACCGGACCAAGACCTGCACCAATCCCTTTGTTGCCACTGTTACTGTAAGCGAAGAAATTAATATTCACACGGCCGTACACTCCGGAATAAACGCGCGTTTGGTCAATGATCGGTCCCATGTCTGGACCAACAACTGCCTGCTGCTGCTTGCTGCTGGCCGTCAGTACCCAGTGCCCTTTGCATTCTGGACCAAAGGCTTCACCGTTCGGACGCACGCCATCCCCATCGTGAATTGGGTTACGAGGTTGAGCTGGACGGGCACCGCCCCATGCACCGGCTACGCCTTTTTGCGAAGCAGCTTCAATGGCTGCATTGATACGTTGCATTGTGGCAAAGTCGGATTTAGGGATCAGAATAGTCGTGCTGTATTTCGGCTCCTGCCCTGGTTGATTAGAACGTGGAGTGAACAAGTTTACAAAGCTCAGTCTTACCTCGTTTGTGGTGATTGCTGTTTCTGTTGTCATATGGATTTATCCCCTTATCATGAATTAGTTTTGTGGTTGATCTGGTGCAGGTCCGAATACGTCTGCAGGATTAATTTGATTTGTAATACCCGGCCGTTTGTCATCGTCAGATACCAGTGTCGGTGCCCCTGATCTGCTGACCACGTGGCCGGACTCCTCGAGTAACTCGCGGTATTCCTTTTTGCCGAGCGCCTTCTCCAACT
Protein-coding sequences here:
- a CDS encoding DNA polymerase yields the protein MPWHLSIDIETYSSIDIKKAGLYRYVQSPDFEILLFAYSWNSGPTRIIDLAQGEVIPGEVIRALNDKEVIKHAYNAAFEWYCLNKFWPSPVEHWRCTQIHGLYCGYPAGLGKVGEALGLPQDKKKMGVGGALIRTFCIPIKKPAKSTGFRTRTLPHHEPEKWELFKQYCVGDVVAEVEILRRLSVFPVPDMEWELWFLDQRINARGIACDRQLVDGALAVDQQISAELMQEAIQLSGLDNPKSVSQLKKWLSKEIGEEVEDLRKDTVSGLIDNVEEGRAKRVLQIRRELSKTSTKKYAAMETVACEDGRVRGLLQFYGANRTGRWAGRLVQVHNLTKNKMDLELLQYARQLVQGKQVNLLKLMFGNVPDTLSQLIRTAFVAPNGKKLNIADFSAIEARVIAWLAGEQWRLDVFATHGKIYEASASAMFGIPLEQVDKDLRQRGKVSELALGYQGASGALIAMGALDMGLTEEELPEIVTRWRNANRRIVDLWFSFEKAALSVMETGQPVGVRGIIFARESHHGNGLDFFTVQLPSGRKLYYVEPRLAQNDFGKQALHYMGPDQKTGKWSLISTYGGKLVENIVQAIARDCLAVSLIRVEQAGFDTVLHVHDEIGIESAYPEDLEKVLDLMAEPVPWAPGLPLKAAGFTTDFYMKD
- a CDS encoding DUF2815 family protein, giving the protein MTTETAITTNEVRLSFVNLFTPRSNQPGQEPKYSTTILIPKSDFATMQRINAAIEAASQKGVAGAWGGARPAQPRNPIHDGDGVRPNGEAFGPECKGHWVLTASSKQQQAVVGPDMGPIIDQTRVYSGVYGRVNINFFAYSNSGNKGIGAGLGPVQILRDGEPLGGRISAEQAFGGNGGGVGYVPQPAPQGYDQIPPQQYGQQPPQQPQYGQQPPVQGGYGQAPQQPQYGQQPPAQPGYGQAPQQPQYGQAPQQGYGQQQPPQQQIDPITGKPLGGGIYGI